Proteins from a single region of Palaemon carinicauda isolate YSFRI2023 chromosome 1, ASM3689809v2, whole genome shotgun sequence:
- the LOC137614286 gene encoding uncharacterized protein — MVEIIYKRTRTKVITAVGETETFEVSVGLHQESVLSWFLFVLVLNVLSEGIRNEDLWELLYADDLVITAENEEELRRRKKKKDEKNAKLLLKKKEIFSKDLMKILQRLNDVFRGLHAIPISSESSFTPH, encoded by the exons atggtagagataatttacaaaagaacaaggacaaaagtaataacagctgttggagaaacagaaacctttgaagttagtgttggattacaccaggagtCAGTATTAAGctggtttttatttgtgttggtcttgaatgtgttaagtgaagggatcagaaatgaagatttgtgggagttgctatatgcagatgatttggtgattactgctgaaaatgaggaagaattacggAGAAG aaaaaaaaaaaaggatgagaaaaACGCAAAACTTCTACTGAAGAAGAAAGAAATCTTCAGTAAAGACCTGATGAAGATTCTTCAACGACTCAACGATGTCTTCAGAGGACTTCACGCCATCCCGatttcatccgagtcttcattcacacctcattaa
- the LOC137622641 gene encoding hyaluronan mediated motility receptor-like, protein MFPNNALRAISEYGKKYLVGGPSSEDGFQDQQPRLMELEGLRLILGGGLLMRKFWPKEEQSEELHPVLDQEELDGVSEDNEAVISGKDPLLSGEEEQLLLPGGAGSVISTRDIQVQVDPGLLTSNRDIDVQVQTEHLISNREVEVQVEPGPISNTDVSVQTDLDTKEEQSEELQPVLDQEELDGVSEEKEAVISGKDPLLSGEEEQLLLPGGAGSVISTRDIQVQVDPALLTSNRDIDVQVQTEHLISNREVEVQVEPGPISNTDVSVQTDLDAEIEDLRRENQTMAKELSNKQAVIVAHQNQLVDYDHSIQELKAELKMAQEKNDVQNQIELALVREKEALKQELEDKVTLDTMKIVQLNQELEKAKKEIEAHDQLKSILLAQIEDLKKSNEERSLFNEELSLEKSKLQQELMEARANDHKRRQGHQRLVEELQEEISKSLVQNRELKEAVFTITKKNEGLREQLENKGKREKNLNGRIVRMTNTEDQLKKELSAAMDVISSLKKELQKRDLEKVKKEEGTGDEGSSEKEKCGLDKTSVVEGCETPAEDDKKIVIVKEEKQEGEGPTRKLLVRKPKKKKPKRAQGYSWGPLGPIVPVLETDDNKVHNERTEENIKNN, encoded by the coding sequence ATGTTTCCTAACAACGCATTGAGAGCAATAagtgagtacgggaagaaatacCTAGTTGGAGGTCCTTCTTCCGAAgacggttttcaggaccagcagccccggttgatggaactggagggtctacgcctcattttgggaggtggtcttctgatgaggaaattctggcccaaggaggaacagagtgagGAACTCCatcctgtcttggaccaggaggaactcgacggaGTTTCTGAGGACAACGAAGCTGTCATCAGTGGGAAagatcctttgctttccggcgaggaggaacagctgctgctgccaggaggcgcagggagtgttatctctacaagagatatacaagttcaggtagaccctggacttcttacctctaacagagatatAGACGTTCAGGTACAGACTGAACATCTTATCTCTAACAGAGAGGTAGAAGTTCAGGTTGAGCCTGGACccatctctaacacagatgtatCAGTTCAAACTGACCTAGACAccaaggaggaacagagtgagGAACTccagcctgtcttggaccaggaggaactcgacggaGTTTCTGAGGAGAAGGAAGCTGTCATCAGTGGGAAagatcctttgctttccggcgaggaggaacagctgctgctgccaggaggcgcagggagtgttatctctactagagatatacaagttcaggtagaccctgcacttcttacctctaacagagatatAGACGTTCAGGTACAGACTGAACATCTTATCTCAAACAGAGAGGTAGAAGTTCAGGTTGAGCCTGGACccatctctaacacagatgtatCAGTTCAAACTGACCTAGACgccgagattgaagatctcaggcgaGAGAATCAAACAATGGCTAAGGAACTTTCCAATAAACAAGCTGTGATTGTAGCACATCAAAATCAGCTTGTTGATTACGATCATTCAATTCAAGAGTTGAAAGCGGAGCTGAAAATGGCTCAGGAGAAGAATGATGTCCAAAATCAGATAGAATTAGCtcttgtgagagagaaggaagctctgaaacaagagcttgagGATAAAGTCACTTTGGATacaatgaaaatagttcagttGAATCAGGAACTGGAAAAagccaagaaggaaatcgaggctcatgaccagctgaaatcgatccttctggcacAGATTGAGGATCTCAAgaaatccaatgaggaacgaagcttaTTTAATGAGGAATTATCTCTAGAGAAAAGCAAATTACAACaagagctgatggaggctcgtgcTAATGATCACAAAAGACGCCAAGGACACCaacgtctagtagaagagctgcaggagGAGATTTCTAAATCTCTAGTGCAGAatcgtgagctaaaggaggcagtgttcacaataacaaagaagaacgaaggtcttcgtgaacaactggagaacaaaggtaAACGAGAGAAAAATCTGAATGGAAGGATTGTTCGAATGACAAACACAGAGGATCAACTCAAGAAGGAATTGTCCGCAGCGAtggatgtcatctcttcactgaagaaggaacttcagaagagagatttggaaaaggttaaaaaagaagaagGAACGGGTGACGAGGGTTCATCAGAAAAGGAGAAATGCGGACTTGATAAAACTTCAGTCGTAGAAGGTTGTGAAACTCCAGCAGAAGATGACAAGAAAATTGtcattgtgaaggaagaaaaacaagaaggagaaggacccacaaggaaacttttggtaaggaaaccaaagaagaagaaaccaaaacgggcCCAGGGTTATTCTTGGGGCCCCCTTGGACCCATAGTCCCAGTTTTGGAAACAGACGataataaggttcataacgaacgaactgagGAGAATATCAAAAACAATTAA